The genomic DNA GGCACGGTGTCCAAGCACGTGCAGCGCCTGGTAGAGGCGGGGCTGGTGGTGCGCACGCCGATTCCGGGCAACCGCAAGGAGATCGAACTCGCGCTGTCGAAGGACGGCGAATTGGTGGTGGCAGCGCACGCCGCCATGCACGAGGAGATGGCCGACGGCGTCGGCGAGTTCCTACGGCGGTACGAGAATGCCGAGCTGGAGGTGATCGCCAAGGTGCTCCGCGACCTCACGGCGGCCCGCAAGGTCGGCGTCAGGCTGGTGCTCTAGAGCGGGGTTGGGACTTCCTCTTCCGACGGGAATTGGCCGGTGACCTGGAAGATGACCCGGCGGGCGACCTCGACGGCGTGATCGGCGAAGCGCTCGTAGAAGCGGCTCAGCAGCGTCACGTCGACTGCCGCGGTCACGCCGTGCTTCCACTCGCGGTCCATCAGCACGTTGAAGAGGTGACGGTGCAGGTCGTCCATCGCATCGTCCTCCTCGCGGATGCGGGCGGCCTTCTCCGGGTCGCGAGTGAGCAGTACCTCCTGGGCGCTGTTGCTCAGTTCGACTGCGACCCGGCCCATTTCGGCGAAGTAGCCGTTGACCTCCTCCGGCAGCGCGTGCTGCGGGTGGCGGCGGCGGGCGATCTTGGCCACGTGCAGCGCGAGCGCCCCCATGCGGTCGAGGTCGGCGACGATCTGGATCGCGCTGACGATCGAGCGGAGATCCCCGGCAACCGGCGCCTGCAGCGCGAGGAGCACGAACGCGGACTCCTCGGCACTGACGCTCAGCACGCTGATCTGATCGTGGTCGGTGATCACCTGTTCGGCCAGCGCCAAGTCGGCCTGCAGCAGGGCCTGGGTCGAACGCTCCATGGCGGCACCGGCAAGGCCACACATCTCGCCGAGCTGTTCGGACAGGGCAGCCAATTGCTCGTGGTACGCGGTACGCATGAAGGCCAGCCTACGTTCCGAACTGGTGAAACGTCACGACGCCGCAGGTGAACGTGCGGTGAATGGCGTCCCCGCGCTTCGTCACTCGCAGGTGGTGTCGGCGGCGTTGGTGACCGTCAGGTCCTCGGGGAGGTGGGTGGGCTGACTGCTCGAGTCCTTGAGGACCCGTACCTGCACCGGCAGGCCGCTCGGGGTGGGCGGTGCCACCGAGGCGAAGTCCGATCCGAGGACCACGCGGATTTCACTGCCCATGCCCGACACGCGCTCGATCGTGGGGCTGGAGAACGACGAGGCGACCGTCGCGGCGGCCTCCTCGTTGCCTGCCGAGAAGAACACGGTGGTGTTGTCGAGCGGACCCGGGTAGTCGTCGGGTTCGACGGTGTTGAACCCGTGGTTCTGCAGTTCGGTCGCAGCCGTCGTGGCCAGCCCGTCCTCGCCGGTGGAGTTCGACACCCGCACCGTGATCGCCGTGGGGTCGGTGGCGACGGCCTCGACCATCTCGTCGGCACTCTCGGGCTCGGGTTCAGTGCTGCTCTGCGTCTCAGACGGCGGGGCGTCGTCGGCGGGCTTCTCCTCGGGCAGCGGGTCGTCGTTGATGATCGCGTCGAACAACGCGCGCATGTCGTCCATGCGGGGTGTCTCGTTGCCGTACTCGTCGGCGTAGCCGACGGTGGGCACCGTCACGAACGTGATCCGTCCCGCGTTGACGCCCTGCACCGACTGCCCGAGGTCGACGAGGTCCTTGGTGTCGATGTTGTCGACGTAGCTGTCGGCGATGAACATGTTGACGACGTTGTTGAGCTTGCTCAGCGAGAAGAACGTGTCCTTCGAGATCAGCGAGCGCAGCAGCGACGACAGGAACAGCTGCTGACGCTTGATCCGGCCGTAGTCGCCGTTGGTCTCGGTGGTGACCTGGCGGGCGCGCACGTACTGCAGGGCGGTGTGGCCGTCGACCATCTGCCGGCCGGCCGTGGGCAGGACCGTGCCGAGTTCGTAGTCCTCCAGCGGGGTGGTGCTGCAGACCTCGACGCCGCCGAGCGCGTCGACCATCTTCGAGAAGCCGGCGAAGTCGACGGCCATGAAGCGGTTGACCGACAGGCCCGACAGCTTCTGGATGACCTTGACCAGACACTTCGGCCCACCGACGGCGTACGCCGAGTTGAGCTTGGTCTCCGTGTACACCTCCTCGAGGCCGTACATCGGGGACTCTTCGTCGGTAATCGGCCCGTACGCGCGGGTCTCGGGATTCCACGGCTCGCACTCCTGCGGCGTGATCGCGAGGTCGCGCGGGAAGGACACCGCGACGACGCGTTTCCGGTCCGCGGGGATGTTGACCATCATGATCGTGTCGGATCGCGCACCGTCGGCGTCGTCGGTGGTGCCCGCGCCCAGCTCGCTGTTGACGCCGAGGCGGGTGTCGGTTCCGACGATCAGGAAGTTCTCGTCGCCGAACTGGGCATTCGGATCGAGGATGTCGCGCGAGTTGGGGTCGAGCGCCGACACCTTGTTGAGGCTGCGGTTCTTCATCGACTGCCACTGCCATGCCGACCCGGTGAGCGCGAGTGCGAAGACTGCGATCAGGGCCGCCGCGACGCGTCCGACGACCATGGCCGACCGCCGCCTCCGGCGATCCCGCACGGCCGGGATGACGCGCGTCTCGCCGATGCGTTCGGGCGCAGCGGCAGGCTTGGACTTGCCGGACAGCACCGGCAGCTCGGAGGCGTGCGAGGCGTAGGCCGGGAGGATGTCGGTCTTCGGATCGGCCTCCACGGCGCCGAAGCCGAACACGGCCGTTGGTTCGGGCTCGGGTTCGGGCTCCGGCTGGGACTCGAGTGCCGGTCCGTCTTCGGGTTCGGGCTCCGGTTCTGGGTCCTCGCGAGCGCGGCGTCGGCGACGCTCCTCGCGCTTGGCCGGGGGAGCTGTGCCGCTGACCTTGGCGATCAGATCGGCGACGGTGACGACGCCGTCGGTGTGGTTGCCTGCGGCAGGCTCCGGCTCACCCGCGGCGGGATCCTCGTCGGGCTCGCTCGGCCGTGACACGGGACTCGCGCCCCGCTCCCACGGCGCGGCGCCTGGTGTCGGACGGGTCGATCGGGTAAGCCATTGATTGTCGTCGCTCGACCCGTCAGGACGCGGACGGCCGGGAGCGGCGTTGTCGCCGTCACTCATGTCCCGGTGGCCTCCGACTCTGATCGACGCTCATTCACCTCGAGCGCTCGTACTCGCCTCTGTCGAGACGTCCTAAGTTTCGTGCTCTCTAGTCTTGTAGCAGCACGACGACGGCTCCGCTAGTTGGAGCCGTTCACGATGGACTCCCATCGTACTGAGACATCCTGAGAACGGGCCAGCCAGCGGACGTGACAGTGCTGCGTCGGTGCGGTCTCGACGGCATCTCGGGAGACGTCGTCCCTAGCCGCCGGAATGCATGACGTCGGCCGCCGTCGGCACCGTGCAATCGTCCGGATCGTCGAGCCAGCCGTCGGGCAGTGACACCGACGCGGCGGATCCCTGCCGGCCGCGAGGGCCCTCGGCCGCGCGCGGGAACGGGACGTCCGGGTCGAGCTGGGCCAGCAGGTCGTCGAGTTCGGACAGCGTCTTGACCAGGGCCAACCCACGCCGCAGGTCCGCGCCGGCGGGGAACCCGTGCAGGTACCACGCGACGTGCTTGCGGATGTCGCGCATCGCCTTGTCCTCGCCGAAGTGGTCGGTGAGGAGTTCGCCGTGGCGGCGGATGATCCGGGTGACCTCGCCCAGGGTGGGCGGCGTCTTGATCGGGCGCCCGGCGAAGGCGGCGGACAGTTCGGCGAACAGCCACGGCCTGCCGAGGCAGCCGCGGCCGATGACCACGCCGTCGCATCCGGTGGCGTCCATCATCGCGATCGCGTCGCCGGCGTCGAAGATGTCGCCGTTGCCGAGCACGGGCACCGAGGTGACGTGTTGCTTGAGCTCGGCGATCTGCTCCCAGTCGGCCGTACCCGAGTAGCGCTGGGCAGCAGTGCGGGCGTGCAGCGCGACCGCGGCCGCACCTTCCTCGGCGGCGATCCGGCCCGCGTCGAGATGGGTGTGGTGCGCGTCGTCGATGCCGATGCGGAACTTCACGGTGACGGGGATGTCGGTGCCCTCGGTGGCGCGTACCGCGGCGGCGACGATCTCGCCGAACAACTTGCGCTTGTACGGCAGCGCGGCGCCGCCGCCCCTGCGGGTGACCTTGGGCACCGGGCAGCCGAAGTTCATGTCGATGTGGTCGGCGAGCCCCTCGTCGGCGATCATCTTCGCCGCCGCATAGGTGTTCACCGGGTCGACGCTGTAGAGCTGCAGCGAGCGCGGTGACTCCTCCGGCGCGAACGTCGTCATGTGCATCGTGACCGGATGGCGCTCGACGAGTGCACGGGCCGTCACCATCTCGCACACGTACAGGCCGCTGACGGTGCCTTCGCGAGCCAGTTCCAGTTCGCGGCACAGGGTGCGGAACGCGACGTTCGTGACGCCGGCCATCGGCGCCAGCACGACGGGGCTGCGCAAGGCGAACGGCCCGATCTTCAACCCGAGGGCAGGAGCGCAGCGACTCGGGGGATCGGGGAGTGCAGACCGAGCCGTATCGCCGGTTGTCGGCGCTTCAGGTGCGAGGGTCATCCCGCGGACGATGATCCCACCAGGAGGTTCTTGCGGGCCTTCTTCTCGGCGACCTGACGCTCGCGCTCGAGGCGGCGCTGCTTGGCCGTCTCGAACTTCTCGCAGGCGTCCTCAAGTTCCTCGATCAGGACGCCGAGGTCGTCGCGCATCTCGGCGGCCTCGCCGGTGAAGTCCTCGCGCTCGAAGATGCGCCACTTCTTCAGGACGGGCATCACGACGTCGTCGAGGTGGATGCGCGGGTCGTACACACCGCCGACGGCGATCGTGACGGCGCGGCGCCGGAACTCCGGCACGGTGTACCCGGGCATCTTGAAGTTGCGCAGCACCCGGTGCAGCGACTTCATCGCCTGGTTGGGCGCGATGTCGAGACCGGCGGCCGACACGTCGCGGTAGAAGATCATGTGCAGGTTCTCGTCGGCGGAGACGCGGGCCAACAGCTGGTCGGCGACCGTCTCGTTGCACGCCTTGCCGGTATTGCGGTGCGAGACGCGGGTGGCGAGTTCCTGGAACGTCACGTAGATGACGGAGTCGAACAGGCTCTCGGCGAACATGTCGCCCTGACCGTGCTGGCCGGGGCTGAAGCCGCGGGTGACCTGCTCGAGCCGGATGGTCTCGAGTTCGACGGGGTCGATCGCGCGGGTGACGATGAGGTAGTCGCGCAGGGCGATGCCGTGCCGGTTCTCCTCGGCGGTCCAGCGGTTGACCCACCAGCCCCAGGGGCCGTCCATGCTGAAGTTCATCGCGATCTCGCGGTGGTAGGACGGCAGGTTGTCCTCGGTGAGCAGGTTCTGCACCATGGCGGTCTGGGCGATGTCGGAGAGCTTCGACTGCTCGGGGCTCCACTCCTGGCCGCCGAGCGCGTAGAAGTTCTTTCCGTCGGACCACGGGATGTAGTCGTGCGGGTTCCAGTCCTTGCGCATGGACAGGTGCCGGTTGATGTTCTTCTCGACGACCGGTTCCAGTTCGCGCAGCAGGTGCAGGTCGGTCAGATCCTTCGACATGTGCCTATGTACTCCTCGCCTCGCGGGGGATGAGCCTCGCAGTTATCTGTACCTGGTGGTTGCACTCAATATATCTGTGTACCCCGGTGACATTCAAGCGCCGTGACCCGAGTGTGACGGGTGTTGCACGGCTGACACCCAAACCCCCGCCGCGGGCGGTACGATCCGTGTCAGACATACCCGTTCAGCAAAACCCCCGCCCGCCCAGGCGTGACGAAAGGTCCCGACCGACGTGAAGAATCTCTTGGTCCTCGGTGCCGGTGCCTGCGCAGCCGCGGCAGTTTCGGTGGGGTTGCTGGGCGCAGGCGTGGCCAGCGCCGACGATGCCGTCGTCGGTCAGACGTTTGCCGACGCCAAGGCCGCGCTGAGCCAGCAGGGGATGAGCGCTCAGGTCGCGACCACGGTCGGAGACCGCAAGGACTGGAACGAGTGCATCGTGACGAGCGCCACGCCGGCCTCGAGCATCGACGGCTTCGGCGAGTCCAAGGGTGGCGTCATGAACGTCAACCTCAATTGCTACGCAAAGTACGGAACCGCGCTGTGGCCGGGCTACTCCCTGCAGAGCCCGACCGGCCGCAAGATGTACGAGGCCGACCTCGCAGCAAAGGAGCAGCGCGAGGCCCAGCAGGCGGCCGCGCAGCAGCAGGCCGAGGCGGCGGAACTCGCTGGCGAAGATGCTCAGGTAGCCGGCGAGTAGACGTCGGGTAAACGCTGCTGAGGGCCCTATTCCTCAGTCGACGACTGGTCGTGCGCGCCCGTCTCCGCGGAGGTACTATCCCCGCGGGCGGGCAAGGTTTCGACGGCAGATAGGGCACACGTGAAGAAGCTCATCGTTATTGGTTCGGGCGCGGCATGCGCGTTCGCGCTCTCCGCTGTGCTGGGCACCGGGGTCGCAGCCGCCGACGACTACGCGGGTCAGTCCTACGCCGATGCGTCGTCCGCGGCGAGCGACAACGGTCTGACCGTCGTGGTGGCGAGTCGCGTGGGTGACAAGGTCAGCGAGGATGAATGCCTCGTCGTGCGCTCGCAGGACGCGCCGTTCACCAGCGCGATCGACGGCGCAGGCGTCGAGGACACCGTGCAGTTCTACTTGAACTGCAATGCAGGCGTGGCCTCCGCGACCACGCCCGGCAATTCGATGGCGAGCGCCGTGGGCCGCGAGACCAGGGCGGCCGAGGAAGAAGCCGCGGCGGCGCAGAACGAGCAGGATCAACTCGCCGAGGCTGGCGAGACTCCCGGCGCGACCATCTCGCTCCCCGAAGGCTAGAACCTCAGGCAGTCGGCGCCCGGCTGAGCAGCATGTCGACGCAGTAGTCGATGAACTGCTCCCGGGTCGTCGCGAGCCTGCCGTTCAGGTAGGCGGTGAAGAGCGCCGTCAGGGCGCCCACCAGGCCGGTCGCGACCATGGCCTGCACACCCGGGTCGGTGATGCGGGTCAGCTTGTGCTGCAGCAGGTCGATGAACGTCGGCATCCACTCCGCGCCGGAGCGCGCGAGCACGGGTTCGCGCTCGGGGGCGATAAGCAGGACGCGGCCGCGCGCCGGATCGTCGACCATCAGCGTCACGAACCGTTCGACGGCGTCGCGCGGTGTGGTCGACGACGTCAGCGCCGACATGGCCGTGCTGCACACGTCGTCGTAGACCGCGCGGACGAATTCGTCGCGGTCACTAAAGCTCTCGTAGAAGTAGCGTTCCGTCAGGCCGGCTTCCTTGCAGACCGCCCGCACGGTCAGCGCCGGACCGGCCGCGCCACCGAGTAGTGCGACGCCCGCGGCGACGAGTTTGTCGCGACGCAGCGCCTGGCGGTCCTGCAGGGGCACACCAGACCATTGGCTCCGTCGTTGACCGGACGTCACATCCCTCCTAAGCTCATAGATGACAACGCTTGTAGTCAGAGTGTCCGTCTGAGTTCCAGGAGATGCCGCCAGTGACACAAGATACGTCCCCGTCGTGCCCCGTCACCAGCGCGGCCGACCTCGCCGTCGGCTGCCCCGTCGCCCCGGGCGGGTATGACGCCCCGCCGGCGCCGCTGGGACCCGACTCGCTGACGTGGAAGTACTTCGGCGACTGGCGCGGCCTGCTGCAGGGGCCGTGGGCCGGCTCGATGCAGAACATGCACCCCCAGCTCGGTGCTGCCGTCGAGGAGCACTCCACCTTCTTCATCGAGCGCTGGCAGCGTCTGCTGCGGTCGCTGTACCCCATCGGCGGCGTGGTCTTCGACGGCGACCGGTCGCCGCGCACCGGTGCCGAGGTCCGCGACTATCACGTCGACATCAAGGGCGTCGACGCCCAGGGTCGGCGTTATCACGCACTCAATCCGGACGTCTTCTACTGGGCGCACTCGACGTTCTTCGTCGGCACGCTGATCGTCGCCGAACGCTTCTGTGGCGGGCTCACCGAGGCGCAGAAGCGGCAACTGTTCGAGGAGCACAAGACCTGGTACGCCATGTACGGCATGAGCACGCGACCGGTGCCCGAGACCTGGGAGGACTTCCAGGACTACTGGGATCACATGTGCCGCAACGTGTTGGAGAACAACTACGCCGCACGGGCCGTCCTCGACCTCAGTGAGTTGCCCAAGCCACCGTTCGCGGACAAGCTGCCCGACTGGATGTGGAAGCTGCAGCGGCCGCTCGTCGCGCGGTTCTTCGTCTGGTTCACCGTTGGGTTGTACGACCCGCCCGTGCGCGAACTGATGGGCTACGAGTGGACCGCGCGCGACGAATGGCTGCACCGCCGCCTCGGCAACGCGGTCGGCCGGGTATTCGCGCTACTGCCCGAGCGGGTCCGCATGCACCCCCGTGCGCGCGCGGGCTGGGACCGCGCCAACGGGCGCCTCCCGGCTGATGCGCCACCCCCGGAAACCCCTGCGCGGAATCTGCCGCCGCTGCAGGAGCGGGGCAACCCGATGCACTACTGCCCGAACGTCTGACGGCAGGGCGCGCTGCGTCTGCCGCTACCGTGTAGCCGATGACGAGCCCTGAACTCATCGGGGGACGGTACGAACTGCGCGGCGTCCTCGGCCGTGGCGGCATGGCCGAGGTGCACTCGGCCTGGGACGTCCGGCTCAACCGACCCGTCGCCGTCAAGCTGCTGCACCCCTCGCTGCTCGGCGACCCGGACTCCCGGACGCGCTTCGAGTTCGAGGCGAGGGCGGCCGCCGGACTGGCCCACCCCAACATCGTCGTCGTCCACGACAGCGGCGAACAACCACCGCACGGCGTGCCCTTCCTGGTCATGGAGCAACTTCCGGGAGCGTCGCTGGCAGATGAGATCGCCAGGGGACCGTTGCCCGTGCCACGGGTGCGCAGCGTGCTGGCGGACGTCCTCGCGGGTCTGGGTGCGGCGCACGCGGCAGGCATCCTGCACCGCGATGTGAAACCCGCCAACGTACTGTTCGCCGAGACGGGGCAGGCCAAGCTCGCCGACTTCGGGATCGCGAAGTCGGGCAGCGCCAGCCTGACCCGCGCCGGCCAGATCTTCGGCACGATGGCCTATTTGAGCCCCGAGCGGATCGCGGGCAGGCCCGCCACCCCCGCCGACGACCTCTACGCCGTCGGGGCCATGGGCTACGAGGCGCTGACCGGTGCCATGCCCTTCCCGCAGAGCGAACCGGCTGCCCTGGTGCGGGCGATCGCCGCACACGACGTGGTTCCGCTGCAGACGGCCCGCCCGGACGTCGACGCCGGACTGGCCACGGTGATCGAGCGCGCGATGGCGCCCGATCCGTCGCAGCGCTTCTCGAGCGCGGCGGAGATGCGGGCCGCGCTGCTCTCGGTACGGCCGGCCACGCGCGTGATGACCGCCCCGCCGCTGCCGATGACGACCGGCGCAGTGCTGCCACCGCCGCCACCGGACCGCAGGCGGCGCGTGATGGGCGGCGTAGCGGCCGGTGCCGCCGTCCTGCTGGCGCTGGTGTTCGTGATCGTCGAGGCGACGCGGTCCTCGCCCGCCACCCCCAGCCCTGCCGCCACCACGACGCCGACCACCACCACGTCGAGTACGACGACGACCACCACGACGCCCCCGCCGACGACGTCGTCGCTCGCGCCGGCGCCGATTCAGACCGAGCCGCGCCGGGGTCCGGGTAATGGGAACGACAAGCCGAAGAAGCCCAAGGGCGACGACGATTGAGCGGTATTTCGCGAGGTGCCCCCACCAGGGCTCGAACCTGGGACCTGCGGATTAAAAGTCCGTAGCTCTACCAACTGAGCTATAGGGGCGCGGAAGTCAGGATACTGGGCCACCCTCGTTTGAGGATTTGGGTGTCGATCCCCTAAGCTATCGAAGCTCCCAGCGTTCCGGCGCCGGGAGTACCCCGAAGAGATTCGGCTTGGCCCCCTTCGTTTAGCGGCCTAGGACGCCGCCCTTTCAAGGCGGTAGCGCGGGTTCGAATCCCGTAGGGGGTACGACGCAACGGCGGCAACGTCGGAGCAGCAGTAACGCAGGAAGAGCAAGGCCCTGTGGCGCAGTTGGTTAGCGCGCCGCCCTGTCACGGCGGAGGTCGCGGGTTCGAGTCCCGTCAGGGTCGCCATCATTGGCGAGGCACATCGGTGTGAGTCGGTTGCCTTCCGGCCAGGTAGCTCAGTTGGTACGAGCGTCCGCCTGAAAAGCGGAAGGTCGCCGGTTCGATCCCGGCCCTGGCCACTTCAGTACAGTGCGAATCCCGTTGCCGGGGCCCAATCGGGTCATTCCGCTCGGAACACTCCCGCGGTCGCGAAGCCGACCCGATGGCGTGCGCGCTCGGCGTCGTCGCCGAAGCGATCGATGCCCCATGACACGGCCGTGATGAGTTGGAACAGCTCCTCGGCGGTGACGGTCGCCGATGCCGCACCATGGTCGCGCGCCCGGTGCAGGAAGTCGCGGGTCCGGTCGGTCAGGCGCGTCGAGACGTCCTGCACCGGCGAGGTGTCGTCGGCGATCGTGGTGGCGATGCACGTCGGCAGCTCCTGCCAGATGCGCAGCGCCCACGCGAGCCGGAACAGCCACTCCCGCAGCCCCTCGTCGGCTTCCATGTCGCGCTCGATCGCGTCCGACTCCTGGAGCAGGTCGCCGATGCTGTCCTCGATGACGGCGGCGAGCAGATCGTTGCGGGTGGGGAAGTTCCGGTAGAGGGTCGCGTTGCCGACGCCTGCGGCACTGGCGATGCCGTCGAGCGAGGCGAAGATCCCGTCGGTGTCGAAGACCGCCCGTGCGGCGCGCAGGATCGCGTCGCGGTTGCGCTTGGCGTCGGCCCGGAGCGGGCGTGCCGTTTGCGTGTTCACCGTCACCTAGCCATCGGTTGCATAAGTGGGGATAGTCCCCACATACTGATCTGGGGACCAACCCCACTTATGAACGACCCTACAGCAGGAGTGACGATGACAGAGCGACTCGACGGTCGGACAGTGCTGGTGACCGGAGCGAACGGCGGGCTCGGGGAGGAGTTCGTGCGCCAGGCCCTCGACCGGGGTGCACGCAGGGTCTACGCCAGCGCGCGCAGGCCGCGGGAGTGGAACGACGAGCGCATCGTGCCGCTGCCGCTCGACTTGACCGACACGGCATCGGTCGCCGGTGCAGCTGCCACGGCGTCCGACGTCGACCTGGTGGTCAACAACGCTGCCATCGCACCCGCCGACGACGTCTCCGTCCTCGCCGGCGACGAGGAGGTCCTGCGCCGCATCTTCGAGACCAACGTCATCGGCAACCTGCGGGTGGCCAAGGCCTTCGCGCCCGTGTTGGCCGCCAACGGCGGTGGCGCGCTGCTGAACGTCCTGTCACTGGCAGCCTGGTTGCCGCTGCCCACCGCCTACGCGGCATCCAAGGCTGCGATGTGGTCGGCCACCAACGCACTCCGGGGCGAACTCGCCCCGCAGGGCACCACCGTCACGGGCCTGCTCGTCGGCATGGTCGACACGCCCATGACGACACGCTGGGACATGCCCAAGGTCAGCCCGGCCAGTGTCGTGGATCAGGCGTATGACGGCGTCGCCACCGGGGCGTTCGAGGTACACGCCGACGAGGACACCCGCGACGTGAAGGCCCGGCTCAGCGGCAGCTCGGAGGAACTAAACGCCTACATCGCCTCGAAGCTCGTCGACTTCTAGGCGCGACACGGCCAGGACGCGAAAGGACCGCCCGAAGTCGATGACCTCGGGCGGCCCATTCAGCCAGCCTGTTTCGGCTGTGGTGCGGCGTTACTTGTCGCTGGCGCGCTCGGCCTGACGCTTTTCCTTCTCGGCGTCAGCCAGGCTCTCGACCTTGTCGGCCTGGGCCCGCTTCTGCGCCGCTTCGGTGCGCTTGTCACGCGCATCGTCGCGCTTGGCCTCGGCGGCGTTGGTGACCGCCTTCTCCTGGGCGCGAATCGCGGACGTCTCTGCGCGACGTGCGTTCTCGGCCGACTGCACGCGCTTCTCGGCGACCTCGTCGGCCTGCTTCTTCACCGCCGCGGCCCGCTGGGCTGCGGTCTGCGTTGCGGCACGCTTCTTCTCGTCGGCGGCCTGCCGGGCCTCGCTCATGCGACGGTTCTTCTCGGCATGCGCGTCCTCAGCCTGCTCCTGAGCCTGCTCGCGCTTCGCCTCGAGCCGCTCGTCGGCCTGGCGACGCTTGGCCTCGGCCTCGGCCTCGAGAGTGGCTGCGCGTCCCAGGGTTTCGCTGCGCTCGACCAACGCCGACCCGCGTGCGGCGAGATCGGCATCGCCCAGGACGGATCCAACGGTCGAGTCCAAAGAGCCGAGCGAGCGCTCGTAGAACAGACGGGCGGGGGCTTCGGAGTCCCAACGCGAGACGACGCGGTCTTCGATCAGCTGCAAGGGAAACCGCGCGAGGGAGTACTGAAAGCGCAGGACGGCAAAGGGTATTTCGAGAATCTTCATTGATGAACTCCTGTTGGGGTCGCTGCTCACGGTAGGTCGGCTTGGTCGGTCAATGCTTCGGCCTCGCGCCGCAACCGCGCCGCCTCGACCTCGGGTGCGGCTGCGTCACGTGCCGCTCGCTGGTGCTCGTCGAGGGCGCCGTCCACCTGGTCGACGGCATTCTCGACCTTGGCGTCCTCGGCGGCCTTGGCGACCGCAGCCTTCTGCGCCGCCTCGGCCTCGGCCTGCGTGCGCTGGGCCGCAGCGTCGCGCTGGGCCGCTGCTTCCGCGGCTTGCTTCTGCGCTGCGGACTGCGCCCGCGCCTCGGTCTTGACTGCAGTGGTCTCGGCGTCGACCTCGCGGCGAGCCTCGAAGCTCTCCTTCTGCGCCTCGGCCTGCTGCTGGCGTGCCTGGTCGGCCTCGGCCTTGGCGACGGCCTCGACGCTGTTGGCTTCCTTGCGCTCCTGCGCCTGAGTCTGCTCAAGCTGGCCCTCGGCGGTGAGCGAGTCATTGCCCGTGACGGCTCCGGCGATCTCCTTCGCCTTGCCCTTCACGGAGTCGAACAGACCCTTGCGTGCCTGGTCTGAAGTACTGTCGTCAGTCATCGGTCCCCTTTCGACCTCGGTGGAATCCAAGGCAGAATTGCTCAGTGGTGTCTGCGGAGTAATTCCACGTGTGGAGAATGCGAAACCCCTCGTGATCTGCGCCACTCGGTGCTGCGCGACCCAGAAAAGGGAGCGGGTAGGTTACCCACATGGTCCGGCCTGCGCAGACGGCGCGCAGCGAGCGAACTCGCGATGCATTGCGTAGGGCTGCGTTGGTCCGATTCCTGGGCCAGGGCGTCGAGGACACGTCGGCCGAGCAAATCTCCGCAGACGCCGGCGTCTCGCTGCGCACCTTCTACCGTCACTTCTCCTCCAAGCACGACCTGCTGTTCGCCGACTACGACGCCGGACTCGAGTGGTTCCGCACAGCCCTGGCCGAGCAGACGGGTGAGCAATCGCTGATCGATTCCGTCCACGCCGCGGTCATGGCGGCGCCGTACGACGTCGAAGCCGTGGCGAAGATCGCCGAACTGCGTACCCAGGAACTCGACGCGGGGCGCATCGTGCGCCACGTGCGTCAGGTCGAGGCAGACTTCGCCGAGGCCGTCGAGGAGTACCTGACCCGCACCGAGTCCCCGGGCGCGGACACCGACGACCGCCTGCGCGTGACGGTCACCGCCCGATGCGTCGCCGCGG from Mycolicibacterium arabiense includes the following:
- a CDS encoding CsbD family protein, encoding MTDDSTSDQARKGLFDSVKGKAKEIAGAVTGNDSLTAEGQLEQTQAQERKEANSVEAVAKAEADQARQQQAEAQKESFEARREVDAETTAVKTEARAQSAAQKQAAEAAAQRDAAAQRTQAEAEAAQKAAVAKAAEDAKVENAVDQVDGALDEHQRAARDAAAPEVEAARLRREAEALTDQADLP
- a CDS encoding IF2 family translation initiation factor, with amino-acid sequence MKILEIPFAVLRFQYSLARFPLQLIEDRVVSRWDSEAPARLFYERSLGSLDSTVGSVLGDADLAARGSALVERSETLGRAATLEAEAEAKRRQADERLEAKREQAQEQAEDAHAEKNRRMSEARQAADEKKRAATQTAAQRAAAVKKQADEVAEKRVQSAENARRAETSAIRAQEKAVTNAAEAKRDDARDKRTEAAQKRAQADKVESLADAEKEKRQAERASDK
- a CDS encoding TetR/AcrR family transcriptional regulator, with translation MNTQTARPLRADAKRNRDAILRAARAVFDTDGIFASLDGIASAAGVGNATLYRNFPTRNDLLAAVIEDSIGDLLQESDAIERDMEADEGLREWLFRLAWALRIWQELPTCIATTIADDTSPVQDVSTRLTDRTRDFLHRARDHGAASATVTAEELFQLITAVSWGIDRFGDDAERARHRVGFATAGVFRAE
- a CDS encoding oxygenase MpaB family protein, whose translation is MTQDTSPSCPVTSAADLAVGCPVAPGGYDAPPAPLGPDSLTWKYFGDWRGLLQGPWAGSMQNMHPQLGAAVEEHSTFFIERWQRLLRSLYPIGGVVFDGDRSPRTGAEVRDYHVDIKGVDAQGRRYHALNPDVFYWAHSTFFVGTLIVAERFCGGLTEAQKRQLFEEHKTWYAMYGMSTRPVPETWEDFQDYWDHMCRNVLENNYAARAVLDLSELPKPPFADKLPDWMWKLQRPLVARFFVWFTVGLYDPPVRELMGYEWTARDEWLHRRLGNAVGRVFALLPERVRMHPRARAGWDRANGRLPADAPPPETPARNLPPLQERGNPMHYCPNV
- a CDS encoding SDR family oxidoreductase, whose translation is MTERLDGRTVLVTGANGGLGEEFVRQALDRGARRVYASARRPREWNDERIVPLPLDLTDTASVAGAAATASDVDLVVNNAAIAPADDVSVLAGDEEVLRRIFETNVIGNLRVAKAFAPVLAANGGGALLNVLSLAAWLPLPTAYAASKAAMWSATNALRGELAPQGTTVTGLLVGMVDTPMTTRWDMPKVSPASVVDQAYDGVATGAFEVHADEDTRDVKARLSGSSEELNAYIASKLVDF
- a CDS encoding serine/threonine-protein kinase codes for the protein MTSPELIGGRYELRGVLGRGGMAEVHSAWDVRLNRPVAVKLLHPSLLGDPDSRTRFEFEARAAAGLAHPNIVVVHDSGEQPPHGVPFLVMEQLPGASLADEIARGPLPVPRVRSVLADVLAGLGAAHAAGILHRDVKPANVLFAETGQAKLADFGIAKSGSASLTRAGQIFGTMAYLSPERIAGRPATPADDLYAVGAMGYEALTGAMPFPQSEPAALVRAIAAHDVVPLQTARPDVDAGLATVIERAMAPDPSQRFSSAAEMRAALLSVRPATRVMTAPPLPMTTGAVLPPPPPDRRRRVMGGVAAGAAVLLALVFVIVEATRSSPATPSPAATTTPTTTTSSTTTTTTTPPPTTSSLAPAPIQTEPRRGPGNGNDKPKKPKGDDD
- a CDS encoding TetR/AcrR family transcriptional regulator produces the protein MVRPAQTARSERTRDALRRAALVRFLGQGVEDTSAEQISADAGVSLRTFYRHFSSKHDLLFADYDAGLEWFRTALAEQTGEQSLIDSVHAAVMAAPYDVEAVAKIAELRTQELDAGRIVRHVRQVEADFAEAVEEYLTRTESPGADTDDRLRVTVTARCVAAAVFGAMEFWMLDPNRSLPELARLCRKALDSVAAGFGSAFD